In Saccharomonospora marina XMU15, one genomic interval encodes:
- the aroA gene encoding 3-phosphoshikimate 1-carboxyvinyltransferase: MPQEATWRAPVAEGELDATVRVPGSKSITNRAYVLAAISRGTTLVREPLDSRDARLMLAALDRLGASCQSSPEGVRVGLLTRGDGEEVSVELGNAGTVARFVPPLATLGFRTVRFDGDPAIRRRPLAPLLRALTELGADLDGGGTGAPPFAVRGHGGLRGGAVELDSSASSQFLSALLLSGPAFDTGVTVRLVGRPPSEPHIAMTLDMLRRFGARPQRDGDEFHVPHTELSLSEYTVEPDLSSAAPFVAAALVAGGSVRIEGWPAETTQPGDWLRSLLRELGAEVTLGADGLTVTGTATVRGATLDLHEVGELTPVVAAVLCFADGPSVISGVAHLRGHETDRLAALATELSALGGDVTETEDGLRINPAPLHGGTFHTYDDHRLVMAGAVLGLRVPGVLVENPATVGKTYPGFVEDWHRLLPTAS, encoded by the coding sequence GTGCCGCAGGAAGCTACCTGGCGGGCGCCGGTTGCCGAGGGCGAGCTCGACGCCACGGTGAGGGTGCCCGGCTCCAAGTCGATCACCAACCGCGCCTACGTGCTGGCCGCGATCTCACGCGGCACGACGCTCGTGCGTGAACCGCTGGACTCCCGTGACGCCCGACTGATGCTCGCCGCGCTCGACCGGCTCGGCGCGAGCTGCCAATCCTCACCGGAAGGTGTGCGTGTCGGGCTGCTGACCCGGGGCGACGGCGAGGAGGTGTCGGTCGAACTCGGCAACGCAGGCACGGTCGCGCGGTTCGTGCCGCCGCTGGCCACGCTCGGTTTCCGCACGGTGCGTTTCGATGGTGACCCCGCCATCCGCCGCAGGCCACTGGCCCCGCTGCTGCGCGCGCTGACCGAACTGGGCGCCGATCTCGACGGCGGCGGCACCGGGGCGCCACCGTTCGCCGTGCGCGGCCACGGCGGGTTGCGCGGCGGGGCGGTGGAGCTGGACTCCTCGGCCTCCAGCCAGTTCCTTTCCGCGCTGCTGCTGTCGGGCCCCGCCTTCGACACCGGCGTCACGGTGCGGCTGGTGGGCAGGCCGCCGAGCGAGCCGCACATCGCGATGACACTGGACATGTTGCGCCGCTTCGGCGCGCGGCCGCAGCGCGACGGCGACGAGTTCCATGTGCCGCACACCGAACTGTCACTGAGCGAATACACAGTGGAGCCGGATCTGTCCAGCGCCGCGCCGTTCGTCGCCGCCGCGCTGGTGGCCGGTGGCAGCGTCCGGATCGAGGGCTGGCCCGCCGAGACGACGCAGCCGGGCGACTGGCTACGCAGCCTGCTGCGAGAACTGGGTGCCGAGGTAACGCTCGGCGCGGACGGGCTCACCGTGACCGGGACCGCGACGGTGCGCGGCGCGACGCTCGACCTGCACGAGGTGGGCGAGCTGACCCCCGTGGTCGCGGCCGTGCTGTGCTTCGCCGACGGCCCTTCGGTCATCTCCGGGGTCGCGCACCTGCGGGGGCACGAGACCGACCGGCTGGCCGCGCTGGCCACCGAGCTTTCCGCGCTGGGCGGCGACGTCACCGAGACCGAGGACGGCCTGCGGATCAACCCGGCCCCGCTGCACGGAGGCACGTTCCACACCTACGACGATCACCGGCTGGTGATGGCGGGCGCCGTGCTCGGCCTGCGCGTGCCGGGTGTGCTCGTGGAGAACCCGGCCACGGTTGGCAAGACCTACCCCGGCTTCGTCGAGGACTGGCACCGACTGCTGCCCACAGCCAGCTGA
- a CDS encoding copper transporter, whose translation MISLRYHVVSIAAAFLALAVGVVLGSTALSGALLSGLSDQKGELAQRVTDLEAERNGLEAKLADADAFAGSVGPSVVDGILDQRSVVLVTTSDARDADSSALTELIEAAGGSVTGEVRLTGSFTDSARADQVRDIVTRLQPAGVRLPTETDPGTLAGALLGSVLLLDKQNALPQSTPEERAAVLAGLAEGGFVKPGAQVQPAQLAVVLTGGAARGEGAGDRAATLARFATQLDRAGAGTVLAGDAPSASGSGAIGVARADTSAGSILSTVDNVDSSAGRVVTVLALREQLEGRAGNYGVAGNAQAPAPGAATPGP comes from the coding sequence ATGATCTCGCTGCGTTACCACGTCGTGTCGATCGCGGCGGCGTTTCTCGCGCTCGCCGTTGGGGTGGTGCTGGGCTCGACCGCGCTCAGCGGCGCGCTGCTGTCGGGACTCTCCGACCAGAAGGGTGAACTCGCCCAGCGTGTCACCGACCTCGAGGCCGAACGCAACGGGCTCGAGGCGAAGCTGGCCGACGCCGATGCATTCGCCGGGTCCGTCGGGCCCTCGGTGGTGGACGGGATACTCGACCAGCGTTCGGTGGTGCTGGTGACGACGAGTGACGCCCGAGATGCCGACAGTTCGGCGCTGACCGAGCTCATCGAGGCAGCGGGTGGCAGCGTCACCGGCGAGGTGCGGCTCACCGGGTCGTTCACCGATTCCGCCAGGGCCGACCAGGTGCGCGACATCGTGACGCGCCTGCAGCCCGCCGGGGTGCGGCTGCCGACCGAGACCGACCCTGGCACGCTCGCGGGCGCACTGCTGGGTTCGGTACTGCTGCTGGACAAGCAGAACGCGCTGCCGCAGTCGACGCCGGAGGAGCGTGCGGCGGTGTTGGCGGGCCTGGCCGAGGGCGGGTTCGTCAAGCCGGGCGCGCAGGTGCAGCCCGCACAGCTCGCTGTGGTGTTGACGGGCGGAGCAGCGCGGGGTGAGGGCGCTGGTGACAGGGCGGCGACCCTGGCACGGTTCGCCACTCAACTCGACCGCGCGGGCGCGGGAACCGTGCTCGCGGGTGACGCGCCGTCGGCGAGTGGCTCCGGTGCGATCGGTGTCGCCAGGGCGGACACTTCCGCCGGGTCGATCCTTTCCACGGTCGACAACGTGGACAGCTCGGCGGGTCGGGTGGTGACCGTGCTTGCGCTTCGGGAGCAACTGGAGGGGCGCGCGGGCAACTACGGCGTCGCGGGCAACGCCCAGGCTCCCGCGCCCGGTGCCGCGACGCCGGGGCCGTAG
- the steA gene encoding putative cytokinetic ring protein SteA: MKLTGLLSRSKEALPGTTGTARVDRNTPDLLRRVGRGDIAVLDEVDLDRTTANALVRAGVAAVINAAPSISGRYPNLGPELVVGAGIPLVDRVGGEALRRIKDGSKIRVHEADVYAGETLLATGTVQTAETVADQMIEAKAGMSTQLEAFSANTIEFLRRERALILDGVGVPQVGVRLRDRHVLVVAPGTDHAEDLRALRKYIAEHRPVLVGIDAGADTLRGQGYTADIVVGDPNNVRAETLKECAEVIVPAQPDGHAPGLERIQDLGISAATFPASGNPEDLALLLAEAGGATLVVTVGFQATLREFLDNGRSGSNPSTFLTRLKLGTRLVDGKAVAALHRSRVSVGAVVLLVVAALLAMLAALLASEVGDVYLDWAGDAWSSFTSWVKGLAG; this comes from the coding sequence ATGAAACTCACCGGCCTGCTGTCGCGGTCGAAGGAGGCGCTGCCCGGCACGACGGGCACGGCCAGGGTCGACCGAAATACCCCTGACCTGCTGCGCAGGGTCGGTCGCGGTGACATCGCCGTGCTAGACGAGGTGGACCTCGATCGCACGACCGCCAACGCGCTGGTGCGCGCGGGCGTCGCGGCCGTGATCAACGCGGCACCGTCCATTTCGGGCAGGTACCCCAACCTCGGTCCGGAACTCGTTGTCGGAGCCGGAATCCCGCTGGTCGACAGGGTCGGCGGCGAGGCGTTGCGGCGAATCAAGGACGGCAGCAAGATCCGCGTGCACGAGGCGGACGTGTATGCGGGCGAGACGCTCCTGGCGACGGGCACGGTGCAGACGGCCGAGACGGTCGCCGACCAGATGATCGAGGCCAAGGCCGGGATGTCGACGCAACTGGAGGCGTTCTCGGCGAACACCATCGAGTTCCTTCGCAGGGAACGCGCACTGATCCTCGACGGAGTCGGCGTGCCGCAGGTGGGGGTCCGGTTGCGGGACCGGCACGTGCTGGTGGTCGCACCGGGCACCGACCACGCCGAGGACCTGCGGGCGCTGCGCAAGTACATCGCCGAGCACCGGCCGGTGCTGGTGGGCATCGACGCCGGGGCCGACACGTTGCGCGGCCAGGGATACACCGCCGACATCGTGGTCGGCGACCCCAACAACGTGCGCGCGGAGACGCTGAAGGAGTGCGCCGAGGTGATCGTGCCCGCCCAGCCCGACGGGCACGCCCCCGGTCTGGAGCGAATCCAGGACCTCGGCATCAGTGCGGCCACGTTTCCCGCCTCGGGCAACCCTGAGGACCTGGCGCTGCTGCTCGCCGAGGCGGGCGGCGCCACTCTCGTCGTCACCGTGGGGTTCCAGGCGACACTGCGCGAGTTCCTGGACAACGGGAGGTCCGGGTCGAACCCCTCGACCTTCCTCACGCGACTGAAACTGGGCACCAGGCTGGTGGACGGCAAGGCGGTGGCCGCGCTGCACCGCAGTCGGGTTTCCGTCGGCGCGGTGGTGTTGCTCGTGGTCGCCGCGTTGCTGGCCATGCTCGCCGCGCTGCTGGCCTCCGAAGTCGGTGACGTCTACCTCGACTGGGCCGGCGACGCCTGGAGTTCGTTCACGAGCTGGGTGAAGGGATTGGCCGGATGA
- the recN gene encoding DNA repair protein RecN yields MGVLAEMRIQGLGVIEDALLELHPGLTVVTGETGAGKTMVVTGLHLLSGGRSEASKVRAGAGRATVEGRFEDVTAERVRRIVADAGADVDEDGSVLAVRSVGGDGRSRAHLGGRSVPVGVLADLAEHVLAVHGQNDQLRLLRPAEQRAVLDRFAGEAVAAPLADYRRVRETWLAVRAELEERSTRARELAQQADLLRHGLGEIEAVAPAPGEDADLTEQIKRLTAVEELREAATAAHTAIAGAAEGDPELPGALGLLAEAQRRLGGTEDAVLRDLCPRLAEAAVLVGDVGAELAGYLESLEADPQRLESILARQAQLKQLTRKYAADVDGVLAWAEDARKRLEGMDTSEEALAELAARRDELAAELAGHATRVSAARAAAARKLGERITEELSGLAMGQAELEVTVRSRHTDKDDPYALVVDGHCVHAAAEGVDEVELLLRAHSGAPALAVHKAASGGELSRVMLAIEVVLAHADTVQTLVFDEVDAGVGGRAAVEVGRRLAKLARSHQVLVVTHLPQVAAFADRHLVVDKGTDAGVTRSDVRVVRQQDRVAELARMLAGLAETETGRAHAEELLTAAERYKNEAARPSGAAATRRKRG; encoded by the coding sequence ATGGGCGTGCTGGCCGAGATGCGCATCCAGGGCCTCGGAGTTATCGAGGACGCCCTGCTCGAACTGCACCCGGGGCTCACCGTGGTCACCGGGGAGACGGGCGCGGGCAAGACGATGGTGGTCACCGGCCTTCACCTGCTGTCGGGCGGCCGGTCGGAGGCGTCCAAGGTGCGTGCGGGCGCGGGCAGGGCCACGGTGGAGGGCAGGTTCGAGGACGTCACCGCCGAGCGGGTCAGGCGCATCGTGGCCGATGCGGGCGCCGACGTCGACGAGGACGGCAGTGTGCTGGCGGTGCGTTCGGTGGGAGGGGACGGCCGTTCCCGTGCCCATCTCGGTGGGCGGTCGGTCCCGGTGGGTGTGCTCGCCGACCTGGCCGAGCACGTGCTGGCCGTGCACGGTCAGAACGACCAGCTGCGCCTGCTGCGGCCCGCGGAGCAGCGGGCGGTGCTCGACCGCTTCGCGGGTGAGGCGGTCGCCGCACCGCTGGCGGACTACCGCCGGGTGCGCGAGACGTGGCTGGCCGTCCGCGCCGAACTCGAGGAGCGCTCGACCCGGGCGAGGGAGTTGGCACAGCAGGCCGACTTGTTGCGGCACGGTCTCGGTGAGATCGAGGCGGTGGCCCCCGCGCCCGGCGAGGACGCCGACCTGACCGAGCAGATCAAGCGGCTGACCGCTGTCGAGGAACTGCGGGAGGCCGCCACGGCCGCGCACACCGCGATCGCGGGTGCCGCCGAAGGTGACCCGGAGCTGCCGGGGGCGCTGGGACTGCTCGCCGAGGCGCAGCGAAGGCTCGGCGGCACGGAGGACGCCGTGTTGCGCGACCTGTGCCCGAGGCTGGCCGAGGCAGCGGTGCTGGTCGGTGACGTCGGGGCGGAACTGGCCGGGTATCTGGAGTCGCTGGAGGCCGACCCGCAGCGGCTGGAGTCGATCCTGGCCAGGCAGGCGCAGCTGAAGCAGCTGACCCGCAAGTACGCCGCGGACGTGGACGGCGTGCTGGCCTGGGCCGAGGACGCCAGGAAGCGCCTCGAAGGAATGGACACCTCCGAGGAAGCGCTCGCCGAGCTGGCCGCCCGGCGCGACGAGCTCGCGGCGGAACTGGCGGGACACGCCACGCGGGTGTCGGCCGCCCGCGCGGCCGCGGCGCGGAAGCTGGGCGAGCGGATCACCGAGGAGCTCTCCGGGCTGGCGATGGGCCAGGCCGAGCTCGAGGTCACCGTGCGCTCCCGGCACACCGACAAGGACGACCCGTACGCGCTCGTGGTGGACGGCCACTGCGTCCACGCGGCCGCCGAGGGGGTGGACGAGGTGGAGCTGCTGTTGCGGGCGCATTCGGGTGCGCCCGCGCTGGCCGTCCACAAGGCCGCCTCCGGCGGTGAGCTTTCCAGGGTGATGCTGGCGATCGAGGTGGTGCTCGCCCACGCCGACACCGTGCAGACGCTGGTGTTCGACGAGGTCGACGCAGGAGTGGGCGGCAGGGCCGCCGTGGAGGTCGGCAGGAGGCTGGCCAAGCTGGCCCGAAGCCACCAGGTGCTGGTGGTCACCCACCTGCCGCAGGTCGCGGCTTTCGCCGACCGCCATCTCGTCGTCGACAAGGGCACCGACGCCGGTGTCACGCGCAGCGACGTGCGGGTGGTGCGGCAGCAGGACCGGGTGGCCGAGCTGGCGCGCATGCTCGCGGGCCTCGCCGAGACGGAAACCGGTCGCGCGCACGCCGAGGAACTGTTGACCGCCGCCGAGCGCTACAAGAACGAGGCGGCGCGGCCCTCCGGTGCCGCTGCCACCCGGAGGAAGCGCGGCTGA
- a CDS encoding NAD kinase: protein MNRDDTGTREVLLVVHPDRDATRGAARDVAMRLAAAGIRLRVVDEEVRRLIGPHGEGPPCAVVAPDDRPARGAELVLVLGGDGTLLRAAEVARPEGVAVLGVNLGRMGFLTEADFDALADTVERVVERRYRIEERMTVDVTVTLGDEVIARTWALNEASVEKSSRERILDALIEVDGRPVSSFGCDGVLCSTPTGSTAYAFSAGGPVIWPDVEALLVVPSNAHAMFSRPLVVSRSSVITVQVDPDGSPAVLTCDGLRHFDLDRGSRVRVVAGGVPVRLARLWEGPFTDRLVHKFSLPVKSWRERHGGRRDQRDQQP, encoded by the coding sequence GTGAACCGCGACGACACCGGAACCCGCGAGGTACTGCTCGTGGTGCATCCGGATCGCGATGCCACCCGGGGCGCGGCCAGAGACGTCGCCATGCGGCTCGCCGCGGCCGGTATCCGGCTGCGTGTGGTGGACGAGGAGGTGCGCAGGCTCATCGGACCGCACGGCGAGGGCCCGCCGTGCGCGGTGGTGGCGCCCGACGATCGGCCCGCGCGGGGAGCCGAGCTGGTGCTCGTGCTCGGTGGCGACGGCACCCTGCTGCGCGCGGCGGAGGTGGCCCGGCCGGAGGGGGTGGCCGTGCTGGGGGTGAACCTCGGGCGGATGGGATTCCTCACCGAGGCCGACTTCGACGCGCTCGCCGACACCGTGGAGCGGGTGGTGGAGCGGCGTTACCGCATCGAGGAGCGGATGACCGTCGACGTCACCGTCACTCTCGGTGACGAGGTGATCGCGCGAACCTGGGCATTGAACGAGGCGAGCGTGGAGAAGAGCTCCCGCGAGCGCATCCTGGACGCCCTCATCGAGGTCGACGGCAGGCCCGTGTCGTCGTTCGGCTGCGACGGTGTGCTCTGCTCGACGCCGACGGGCTCCACCGCCTACGCGTTCTCCGCGGGTGGGCCGGTGATCTGGCCGGATGTCGAGGCGTTGCTGGTGGTGCCGAGCAACGCGCACGCGATGTTCTCCCGGCCGCTGGTGGTTTCGCGGTCGTCGGTGATCACCGTGCAGGTGGACCCCGACGGCTCGCCCGCCGTGCTGACCTGCGACGGGCTGCGCCATTTCGACCTGGACCGGGGCAGCCGGGTACGGGTGGTCGCGGGCGGTGTGCCGGTGCGGCTGGCACGGCTGTGGGAAGGGCCGTTCACCGACCGGCTGGTGCACAAGTTCTCGCTGCCGGTGAAGAGCTGGCGGGAGCGGCACGGCGGCAGGCGCGACCAGCGCGACCAACAGCCCTGA
- a CDS encoding TlyA family RNA methyltransferase: MPRKARLDAELVRRGLARSREHASRLIGEGRVSVRGLRASKPASGVEVDAAIVVRTDDDPGWASRGAHKLLGALRAFAPRGLTVEGRRCLDAGASTGGFTDVLLREGAATVVAVDVGRGLLDWRLRSDERVVVLDRTNVRELTAELIGGTVDLVVADLSFISLKLVLPALAACAGEGADLLPMVKPQFEVGRQRLGSGGVVRDPELRVAAVLDVLGSASALGLHPRGVVASPLPGPSGNVEYFVWLRRQAEGETDADTVTRLVRAAVEEGPS, translated from the coding sequence ATGCCGCGCAAAGCGCGCCTTGACGCCGAGTTGGTGCGCAGGGGGCTCGCGCGATCGAGGGAGCACGCCAGCAGGCTGATCGGCGAGGGCCGGGTGAGCGTGCGGGGACTTCGGGCCAGCAAACCGGCGAGCGGGGTGGAGGTCGACGCGGCGATCGTCGTGCGAACCGACGACGATCCCGGCTGGGCCTCGCGGGGGGCGCACAAACTGCTCGGTGCGCTTCGCGCCTTCGCTCCACGCGGGCTGACCGTCGAGGGCCGACGCTGCCTGGACGCGGGCGCCTCGACCGGCGGTTTCACCGACGTGCTGCTTCGCGAGGGCGCCGCCACCGTCGTCGCCGTGGACGTGGGCAGGGGCCTGCTGGACTGGCGGTTGCGCAGCGACGAGCGGGTCGTGGTGCTTGACCGCACCAACGTCCGCGAGCTGACCGCTGAGCTGATCGGTGGCACCGTCGACCTGGTGGTCGCCGACCTGTCGTTCATCTCACTGAAGCTCGTGCTGCCCGCGTTGGCGGCCTGCGCGGGCGAGGGCGCCGACCTGCTGCCCATGGTGAAACCCCAGTTCGAGGTCGGCAGGCAGCGGCTGGGCAGCGGCGGCGTAGTCCGGGATCCCGAGCTGCGCGTCGCCGCCGTGCTCGATGTACTCGGCAGCGCCTCGGCACTGGGGCTGCACCCGCGCGGCGTGGTGGCGAGCCCGCTGCCAGGGCCGTCCGGCAACGTCGAGTACTTCGTGTGGCTGCGGCGCCAAGCCGAGGGCGAGACCGACGCCGACACCGTGACGCGACTGGTGCGGGCAGCCGTCGAGGAGGGACCGTCGTGA
- a CDS encoding HAD-IIA family hydrolase: MPPSVPGSWPVAESIPLLDRHDAVLLDLDGTVYRGSLPITGVPETITSVRRLGVAVRFVTNNAAKAPSAVAEHLTSLGVAADPGEVSTSAQAAARVLRQRLSAGSAVLVVGTASLAAEVRAVGLRPLTAAEASDEQAEQAAAVVQGHSPDTCWADLARACVAVRAGAYWVACNGDVTLPTERGQLPGNGAMVAALRAATSAEPEIAGKPRPPVLRTAAESAGAADPLVVGDRLDTDIAGATAAGFASLAVLSGVVTPAELLAAGPAERPRYLATDLTALQSKADELEVAPRPGWHVTAEDGVLVASSNGERDGIDLLRALCAAAWRHGTSAVRAGEEIAEAALAQLGLV, from the coding sequence ATGCCGCCGAGCGTGCCGGGGAGTTGGCCGGTGGCTGAGTCGATACCCCTACTGGACAGGCACGATGCCGTGCTGCTCGACCTGGACGGCACCGTCTACCGCGGGTCGCTCCCCATCACGGGGGTCCCCGAGACGATCACCAGCGTGCGAAGGCTCGGGGTCGCCGTCCGGTTCGTCACGAACAACGCGGCGAAAGCTCCCTCGGCGGTCGCCGAGCACCTGACCTCGCTCGGTGTCGCCGCGGACCCTGGCGAGGTGAGCACCAGCGCGCAGGCCGCCGCGCGGGTGCTGCGGCAGCGGCTGTCAGCGGGCTCGGCGGTGCTCGTGGTCGGCACCGCGTCGCTGGCCGCCGAGGTGCGTGCCGTGGGACTGCGGCCACTGACCGCGGCCGAGGCGAGCGACGAACAGGCCGAGCAGGCCGCCGCCGTGGTGCAGGGGCACTCGCCCGACACCTGCTGGGCTGACCTCGCGCGGGCCTGCGTTGCCGTCCGCGCGGGTGCGTACTGGGTCGCCTGCAACGGCGACGTCACCCTGCCCACCGAACGTGGTCAGCTTCCCGGCAACGGGGCCATGGTGGCCGCGCTGAGGGCCGCCACCAGCGCCGAGCCGGAGATCGCGGGCAAGCCGCGCCCGCCGGTGCTGCGCACTGCCGCCGAGTCGGCGGGGGCGGCCGATCCGCTCGTGGTCGGTGACCGGCTCGACACCGACATCGCGGGCGCCACCGCCGCCGGGTTCGCCTCGCTGGCCGTGCTCAGCGGCGTCGTGACCCCCGCCGAGTTGCTCGCCGCGGGGCCCGCCGAACGTCCCCGATACCTGGCGACCGACCTGACGGCGTTGCAGAGCAAGGCCGACGAGCTCGAGGTCGCGCCGCGACCAGGGTGGCACGTCACCGCCGAGGACGGTGTGCTCGTCGCGTCCAGCAACGGAGAGCGCGACGGCATCGACCTGCTCAGGGCGCTGTGCGCGGCGGCATGGCGGCACGGCACATCGGCGGTGCGGGCAGGCGAGGAGATCGCCGAGGCCGCGCTGGCGCAGCTGGGCCTGGTGTGA
- a CDS encoding tetratricopeptide repeat protein, translating into MVARELLEAPELPEDIDFADLDPEARRELRSLPRDLAERVGRHLVAAGSLVDEDPEAALAHARYAKAKASRIPVVREAVGLAAYHAGNWSEALSELRAVRRMTRTDAHVAVIADAERALGRPERALDIAKETDPKTLPKEVQVELRIVAAGARRDLGQLDAAVVALQGDDLDPKRSEPWSARLFYAYADNLAAAGRTDEAVRWFLHAADADLEEETDAAERAGELAGG; encoded by the coding sequence GTGGTGGCGCGTGAGCTACTGGAAGCTCCGGAACTGCCCGAGGACATCGACTTCGCCGACCTGGACCCCGAAGCGCGCAGGGAGTTGCGGTCCCTGCCCAGGGACCTCGCCGAGCGCGTGGGCCGCCATCTCGTGGCGGCGGGCTCACTGGTGGACGAGGACCCCGAGGCCGCGCTCGCCCATGCCAGGTACGCCAAGGCGAAAGCGTCGAGAATCCCCGTCGTGCGCGAGGCCGTCGGGCTCGCCGCCTACCACGCGGGCAACTGGTCGGAGGCGTTGTCGGAGCTGCGCGCGGTGCGCCGGATGACCCGAACCGACGCCCACGTCGCCGTGATCGCCGACGCGGAGCGGGCACTGGGCAGGCCGGAACGCGCACTGGACATCGCCAAGGAGACCGATCCCAAGACGCTGCCGAAGGAAGTCCAGGTGGAACTGCGTATCGTGGCCGCCGGTGCGCGCCGTGACCTCGGTCAACTCGACGCGGCCGTGGTGGCGTTGCAGGGCGACGACCTGGACCCCAAGCGCAGCGAACCGTGGAGTGCGCGGCTGTTCTACGCCTACGCGGACAACCTCGCCGCCGCGGGCCGCACCGACGAGGCGGTGCGGTGGTTCCTGCACGCCGCCGACGCCGACCTGGAGGAAGAGACCGATGCCGCCGAGCGTGCCGGGGAGTTGGCCGGTGGCTGA
- the tyrS gene encoding tyrosine--tRNA ligase, translated as MSEHILDELTWRGLIAQSTDLDALRRDLDGGPISVYAGFDPTAPSLHAGHLVQMLMLRRFQDAGHRPVLLAGGGTGLIGDPREVGERVLHSEEQVREWAGRLRGQLAKFVDFDHPDVAPVEVNNLDWLGSMTVPAFLRDVGKHFSVNTMLARETVRRRLEGDGMSYTEFSYLLLQATDYRELFERYGVRLQVGGSDQWGNILAGVDLIRRVHGEQVHALTTPLITDSEGRKLGKSTGGGNVWLDPELTSPYAWYQYFVNLPDADVVTCLKLLTFLDADEIAELEQATVTRPSARLAQRRLAQELTDLVHGRQQTRQVVTASEALFGRGDLGELEAATLDAAMAEVPTGEVKLSDEPTIVELLLAGGLVDSKGAARRTVKEGGAYVNNTKIADAEWRPAAGDALHGRWLVVRRGKRTLAGMRLLA; from the coding sequence GTGAGCGAGCACATCCTTGACGAGCTGACCTGGCGCGGTCTGATCGCGCAGTCCACCGATCTCGACGCATTGCGCCGGGACCTGGACGGCGGGCCGATCTCGGTGTACGCGGGTTTCGACCCCACGGCGCCGAGCCTGCACGCCGGGCACCTCGTGCAGATGTTGATGTTGCGCCGCTTCCAGGACGCGGGCCACCGGCCGGTACTGCTCGCCGGTGGGGGTACCGGGCTCATCGGTGACCCCAGGGAGGTGGGCGAGCGGGTGCTGCACTCCGAGGAGCAGGTGCGCGAGTGGGCGGGCAGGTTGCGCGGCCAGCTGGCGAAGTTCGTCGACTTCGACCATCCGGACGTGGCGCCCGTCGAGGTGAACAACCTCGACTGGCTCGGCTCCATGACGGTGCCCGCCTTTCTTCGCGACGTCGGCAAGCACTTCTCGGTGAACACGATGCTGGCCAGGGAGACGGTGCGACGCAGGCTGGAGGGCGACGGCATGTCGTACACCGAGTTCAGTTACCTGCTGTTGCAGGCCACCGACTACCGCGAGCTGTTCGAGCGCTACGGGGTGCGGTTGCAGGTCGGCGGTTCCGATCAGTGGGGCAACATCCTGGCGGGTGTGGACCTGATCCGCCGGGTGCACGGCGAACAGGTGCATGCGCTGACCACCCCGCTGATCACCGACTCCGAGGGGCGCAAGCTGGGCAAGTCCACCGGTGGTGGCAACGTCTGGCTCGACCCGGAGCTGACCTCGCCCTACGCGTGGTACCAGTACTTCGTCAACCTGCCCGACGCGGACGTGGTGACCTGCCTGAAGCTGCTGACCTTCCTGGACGCGGACGAGATCGCGGAACTGGAGCAGGCAACGGTGACCCGGCCCTCGGCGCGTCTGGCGCAACGCAGACTGGCGCAGGAGCTGACCGACCTGGTGCACGGCCGGCAGCAGACGCGCCAGGTCGTCACGGCGAGCGAGGCCCTGTTCGGCCGGGGTGATCTCGGCGAGCTGGAGGCGGCCACGCTCGACGCCGCGATGGCCGAGGTGCCGACCGGCGAGGTCAAGCTGAGTGACGAGCCGACGATCGTGGAGCTGCTGCTCGCGGGTGGCCTGGTGGACAGCAAGGGTGCCGCGCGCCGCACCGTCAAGGAGGGGGGCGCGTACGTCAACAACACCAAGATCGCCGACGCCGAGTGGCGACCCGCGGCGGGCGATGCGCTGCACGGCAGGTGGCTGGTGGTGCGCAGGGGCAAGCGCACGCTCGCCGGGATGCGCTTGCTCGCCTGA
- a CDS encoding DNA-3-methyladenine glycosylase — MEREELAVDPVALARRLLGCVLEARGDDGVVRVRLAEVEAYRGLDDPASHCYRGRTPRNEVMWGPAGHLYVYFVYGMHFCANIVGLTDGEPGAVLLRAGEVVEGRELAASRRPRARGGGAVAKGPAVLTSVLGIDRDHNGIDLTDADSPVRLLAGSPVPSDRIHTGPRVGVAAAMDVPWRFWIAGSPAVSTYRRGGRARTRVTRP; from the coding sequence ATGGAACGCGAGGAACTCGCCGTTGACCCGGTGGCGCTCGCGCGCAGGCTGCTGGGCTGTGTGCTGGAGGCGCGCGGCGACGACGGTGTGGTGCGGGTCCGGCTGGCGGAGGTGGAAGCCTATCGGGGGCTGGACGACCCGGCGTCGCACTGTTACCGGGGCCGCACGCCGCGCAACGAGGTGATGTGGGGCCCCGCCGGGCACCTCTACGTCTATTTCGTGTACGGCATGCATTTCTGCGCCAACATCGTCGGCCTCACCGACGGCGAACCGGGCGCGGTGCTGCTGCGCGCCGGGGAGGTCGTCGAGGGCAGGGAGCTGGCCGCCTCCCGCCGCCCCAGGGCACGCGGCGGCGGTGCGGTCGCCAAGGGGCCCGCCGTGTTGACGTCGGTGCTCGGCATCGACAGGGACCACAACGGCATCGACCTCACCGACGCGGATTCGCCGGTGCGGCTGCTGGCAGGCAGCCCGGTGCCGAGCGACCGGATTCACACGGGGCCGAGGGTGGGGGTCGCCGCGGCGATGGACGTGCCGTGGCGGTTCTGGATCGCCGGTTCGCCCGCTGTCAGCACCTACCGGCGGGGAGGGCGGGCGCGTACGCGCGTGACGCGACCGTGA